From the genome of Bos javanicus breed banteng chromosome 23, ARS-OSU_banteng_1.0, whole genome shotgun sequence:
GGCCTCACTTCCCTACATCCCTAATTTCTAAATGTAGCTGTTGTTTAAAGTTGGATGCTTGGAGCCCAGCCCTGAGCCCATAATTCCCTTTCTAAACCAGAAGGGGATGAGAAGGGCCTGAAGGATTAAATAATAAGGTAACTGAGGTGGGAGAAGATGCATGTCCTGCACCCTCACAGGGCGATGATCCCAAAGTAGACCTGCCCAGACTCGGCATAGTCCAGGTAGTCCGGCAGGTTGATCTCAGCACTGAGGCgatctcccttctccagctggaAGACTCCTCCCTGGTAGATGGGTTCATACCAGGGCTTGGCCTCAGCCCACTCTGGGGTCTCCCTGTGGCAAGGGCTCTTGATGGCAGACAGGATGTTGACCTTGGTCTGGTAGGAGACTGCAATGCGGCTGATGGTGTGGGTGAGGAACAAGGGGGTGGAAGGGCAACCTTGGCCCCTGAAGAGGACCTGTGAGTAGATGAGGTAAAGCCCGTCAGCAGGCACCACCAGCTGGTTGTCTTCCAGCTTCACACCGTTGGCCATGAGGGCATTGGCATACGAGTCCCACCACCGGAGCTGCCCCGGAGAGTTGATGTcggctggagggagggggaagaacAGGGAGGGGTGATCAGTGCGACCCTGTCAGTTCTACTCTCCACATCCTGGCCCTCGCGTTCTGCCCGCCCCCCACATCCGGTTCCTGTCCCCTCTGTCTGTGTTCCCACATCCCATCTGGCCATGAGGTTCTGAGTATCCCCCTCAAGTTCTAAGTATCCACCACCCTCCCCTTGAGCTCATGAATTCTTCTCACACTGTCTCTGTCTGCCCTCAGTCTGGATTCAGCCCCCTAATCCTACCCTGCACTGTCTCTCTgcttcttcatgacccagatacatCCTCAGAACTCTTACCTACAACGTGGGCTACCGGCTTGTTACTTGAGGCTTGAGAAGAGGACCCtgaggagaaaagaggaaaggaaaaggtaAGCTTCCCAGAAAATATCCCATACTTTAACCTCCATTCCTTCTCCCCCCGATCCCAAACCCTAAATTTCCCCTACTGCTTCCATCCCTTGACTAAaccccacccacacccaccccccaaGTCCAGAATTAGAAGAGAGGTTGTGGAGACACTTACTGAGTGTCTGAACCAGAGGGCTGTTGATGGAGGGGCCACCTGGGGACTgctggggagaaaaaggaggatGAGTGTTAGAGCAAGTCACCCCTGAAGGAGAAACTGCTGGCTGCTTCTCTAGCTTGTACTCTCTGCCCTGATGGGTCTTGtcttctctctccattcatccattttttttgttcattcatccatttaacaGCTCTTTCATTGAGTTCCTTCCACATGCCAGACACACTTAGCTTcatctttccttatctctcttTCCTATCGTCTGTATCTCTTTCTGTCTCATCATCTTCATCCAGATCACTTGTTTTGAGTCTCCATCTTTCTACTCACACCCCTTATCTGTCTACACATCTCTCTTTATGTCTGTATCTCTGCTTACTCATTCGTCCAACAAATATTTAGAGGGCATCCCCCATGTGCCAAGTGTTATTTCTCCACCCTTCTCCCTTTTCCCCCCATCTCTCTCcatgtctcctcctgcctccccatcttTCTCCACTATTTTCCTCCCCATCTTTCCCCATCAACACACCTCTTTCTCCACCCCATCTctcaccctctttctctctcatttctctcTGGGTGGGAGAATGAGCCAAGGCCGGCCAGAAACTCACCTCTTCCCTCTGGGGGCCGATTACCCCGAAGTGCAGCAGGCAGAAGAGCGTGGTGGCTCCTGCAaccaggaggaaggagaagaggctGAGGCACAAGCAACTTCTGGAGCCCTGGGGGCCCCCTGCTTTCTCGGAGAGCACCTCCTCCGCCAGCTCCACATCCCGGATCATGCTTTTGGTGCTCATGGTGTCTTTTTCAGAAGGGTTCAAGTCCAGACGGGAGACAGGAGAGCCTTGTGGCAGGGTATGTGAGAGAGAGCAAGTTGCCTGGCTGTCTCTCGGGGGTGTGTTGTCTGGGAGGTTATCTCCAGGGGGTTCTGCAGCTGCTTGTCTCTCTCCTGGCTGGTCCCCTGGTGTCCCCGCTCTGGGAGCTTCTGTTGGCTGGGTGTGCAAACAGCTGCATTTATATGCTGTGGGGTGAGAAGAGGGCGGGGAAAGGCTCTCATTCAACCAGCGGAAAACTTCCTTGGTGGAGAAACCCATGAGCTCATCTGGAGGAAGCGGTAGCGGGCCCTACACCTTCTGTCTCGGTTTCTTCTCCATCGCGGGGGCGGGGGTTTGGAAAGTTGGGGACACCCAGGCATCAAGGATACTTCCTACACTCCGCCCGCTCGGATTCTGAGTGGGCTTCTCTAGGCCAGTTACTGCTGTGAATATGGGACCCTGAGGGTTGGACCCATTTCCCCTCTGCCCCTCAGCTCCCACTGTTTCCGTTCCTTTAGGGGTGGGAGTGAGTTCTGTGGTCTGTTCCTTCTGATTTCCAGACAGGACTCATGTAGGGGTAGAATTAGAAATGGGAGGGGCTTTATAAAGCTGAGTCCTTCATGGAGAGAAAACTCAGAGGAAGCTGTGCTGGGTCCTGAGATGTGTGTTTGGGACCCTGGGGGGTGAGAGGAGCTGGAGAAAGGGAAGCTTGAGGCTCTGCAAGAACTGGGGGCGGATGGCAGGTCCAAGCCTGGGACAGCCCCAGGGGCTGAAAGTAACGCTGGGAATTCACGAACTCCAGCACAGCAGGGCTTCTCCTTTCACTCTGACCAGGAACTCGCTGAAACTCTGAGGCTGGTTTCAGTCTTGGTTTCCAAGGGAATGTGACTCCCCAACTTTTGCACGGAGACCCCCCCTTCAGAGTTCCTGTGTATGGCCATGTATCCCCAAAGAATCCCTTCTCCCTCCAATTTCCTGGAGACAGCACTGCCCTTGAGAGCCCCTGTGTGTGTGACCAGGTCTCCTGAAATGCCTCTGGTGTTCTCTAGTCCCCAGCCTTGGAGGTTGTCCCATTTCTCGGGGCCCTGGCATGGCCATGTCTTCCAGGGGGGCCCCATGATCCTCCCCCATCATCCTGAACACTCTTTAGTGTTGTCAGTGCTCCTTAGGAGCCTCCTGTAACCCCCATTCCTCAGGGGGCCCCTGACCCCCACTTCTCCAGACCTTGGACCTGCCTCTGTCTTCTCAGCTTATCCTCTGGTTCCCTTGCAGCGAGCTGGCTGCACCACCCTGCGAGCCCACCGTGTTTCCCCAGAGCCCCTCAGGCCTCTCTGAttcctgtctttcctccattcctCAGAGACATCTGGGGAATTCTCCCCTCCCCAACAGACATACAGGCAGacagaatttcagagaaaagtTTATTTGGCTTCATTGAGGGTCAGACGTCTCCTTGAGGGGTGTCTAGTTAAGCGGCGGCTGGCTCTTAACAGCTTTTCACTTCCTTCCAGAACCCCTTGGTCCCTCAGAGCCTCGCTTTCTCTCTCCCACTGGGTCATCCTTGTGCCTAAGCCCTCTCACTCGTCATCTCTTGGGTGTATTAGCTCTTTCTTCTGATGTCTCGCTAttattcccttctctccatgctccataaataaataatttaattgtttTCCCTTCATAAATAAGCCCCCCTCCCTGCCTTTAGTCATCCACCCAAGCTCCTTCATGTGTCAGCTCCCCTCTCCATGTCCAGGACGAGGCCCCCTAGATGGGCAGGGCCGAGGAAGGGATCTGGGTGGGCATTTCGAGGCAGGCTTGAAGTCCTCAGCTGAGCATCTGGGGTGGTCCAGGAAGGTCTGGTCCCCTGGTGTGCCTAGAATTCCTTCTTTGGAAGCTCCAGGTGCTGAGAACCGGGCGGGGGGAAGACTCAAGACTGTTGGAATAGTCAAAGGAGAGGTGTGGTGACCCCTGAATTGGTCAGAATGGAGGCAAAATGGGGAGAAGGCCTTGAAGcctatttgtttctttctggatGTTTCTACAGAGCGAAGGCTCCAAAGAAGACACTACTGGGGCTGAGGAGCAGGTGGGAGATGCCATCTGTGTGAGTGGATAGCTGGTCTCCCCGGGTGAGCAGGAATACAGCCCCCTGGTACACTGAGCGCACCCACGGCCCCTGTGGCCCTGGGCACACGGACTTCTGAGCGCTGAGGAGAGGCACGTGGAAGGGGTACTGGGGGGAAAACAGCTGGACCTCATGAGCCAGGtagagaggggtgggggtggccctGGGGAAGCAGCCTCTCCCGGAGAAGACCACTTGGGAGTAGACGAAGTACAGGCCACTGGTGGGGACCAGGAGGGAATTGTTGCTCAGAGAGAAGCCGTGGCGGAGGAAGGCGCGGTCCGTGTTTGCCCTCCAGCGCAGCGAGTCCTGGGTGCTGGGGTCTCCTGGGAAGAGCCAGAGGGGATGATGCTTAAGGACTTGGGGGTCAGTGGTCTCAGTCCCCAAGGCAACAGGTGCTGGACTGAGTTCCTGGGGATGGCTGGGAGGACAGAGGGAGTGGGAGTGGGGTGAGCTGGTGGGGGGTGGATATTGGGTCTCTgaaaggggcaggaggagggctgggggctaCTTGTCGGGAGGGCGGGTGGATGTTTACCAACAAGGTGAGCGGCGGGTTTGAGGGTGCCACGGGTGAAGGGCGtcgggagttgctgatgggcaGGCTGTGCAGCTGAGGGTGTGAGGCCAATGCCACGGAGCCCCTAGGGgagaagagagtcagacaggCTTTAAGGCCCAGGATTGGGCTGGGCCGCCCCCCACGGCCCCACTTGGTCCTGCTGCCTCACCTGGGCCTCCAGCGGCAGggccagcagcagccccaggaggaggaggggtggggtgccGCACACCCTCAGGAGGTAGAGACGTCCAGGTGGTGTCATGGGGAGAACCTGCGGGGAGAGAGACAGTGAGTGGGGCGGGGCGCGATGAGGAAGACGGGCCTCCTGCCGGTGGAGACAACCACCCCGAGAGACACACGGCGTGACAGACAGAGAAGGGGGACAAGATGCAATCAGGGAAACCCCGAGGTgagcagagggagagagacagagacagatagGAGGGGAACAGAAAGGGCTCAGAACGttagacacagacagagagaaagagactgaCAGATGGAGTCAGAGAGAGGGGAACCAACCAAAACCAGCCCCACCAAGGCCCTGGCCCTGGCTGGAGGtgcaggaggggctggggtgtgAGAGGAGGGACTGAACGCCCCCGGGGAAGGAGTCCACCGCCCCGGCAGCCCGAGGAGATGGGCTGGGAGAGTCTCACCTGCTGTGCGGGGGCCCCTTGGCCCGGACGCCTGGGTCCCTTTATAGAGGAAGCGGCAGTGGCAGCGTGGCAGGCGGCGGGCGGGTTCTAGGCcggggctggggcctggggaagcccccagggcTTAGAAGATGCTGCTGTTTCAGTCGAAGGCAGGAAAGGCTGAGGCCTAGGACAGAACCGCAGGCTGGGGGCTCAGACGACTGAGTTCTGGGAAAGGGAGTGGGGTCAGGGGAACCGTGGGCTGGGAGGGCCAGGGAGCGGGGTCAGGCTTAGGAGTTCTAGAGAAGGGACAGTAAattcagaggaggagaaggggagctgCTAGGGCGTGGGCTGGAGGCCCGGTTCCCTGAAGAGTGATTTTGTGTAACACCTCTGCACCCTTGACTGATTACAGCCTTCTCTGTGTGCATGTTTCCTCCTCTCATACCCCATGTCTTTGTCCCAAAAGACTTGTCAACTTGTCCCAGTCTGTGTATTTTCCAGGTCATCTGGTGGGTTTCATATCAAGAAGTTGCATTATACACCCTCCTGCCTGGGACATCCTGGTTTATGCCTGTTGTC
Proteins encoded in this window:
- the TNF gene encoding tumor necrosis factor isoform X2 produces the protein MSTKSMIRDVELAEEVLSEKAGGPQGSRSCLCLSLFSFLLVAGATTLFCLLHFGVIGPQREESPGGPSINSPLVQTLRSSSQASSNKPVAHVVADINSPGQLRWWDSYANALMANGVKLEDNQLVVPADGLYLIYSQVLFRGQGCPSTPLFLTHTISRIAVSYQTKVNILSAIKSPCHRETPEWAEAKPWYEPIYQGGVFQLEKGDRLSAEINLPDYLDYAESGQVYFGIIAL
- the TNF gene encoding tumor necrosis factor isoform X1 is translated as MSTKSMIRDVELAEEVLSEKAGGPQGSRSCLCLSLFSFLLVAGATTLFCLLHFGVIGPQREEQSPGGPSINSPLVQTLRSSSQASSNKPVAHVVADINSPGQLRWWDSYANALMANGVKLEDNQLVVPADGLYLIYSQVLFRGQGCPSTPLFLTHTISRIAVSYQTKVNILSAIKSPCHRETPEWAEAKPWYEPIYQGGVFQLEKGDRLSAEINLPDYLDYAESGQVYFGIIAL
- the LTA gene encoding lymphotoxin-alpha, with the translated sequence MTPPGRLYLLRVCGTPPLLLLGLLLALPLEAQGLRGIGLTPSAAQPAHQQLPTPFTRGTLKPAAHLVGDPSTQDSLRWRANTDRAFLRHGFSLSNNSLLVPTSGLYFVYSQVVFSGRGCFPRATPTPLYLAHEVQLFSPQYPFHVPLLSAQKSVCPGPQGPWVRSVYQGAVFLLTRGDQLSTHTDGISHLLLSPSSVFFGAFAL